Proteins co-encoded in one Xiphophorus couchianus chromosome 16, X_couchianus-1.0, whole genome shotgun sequence genomic window:
- the rnf113a gene encoding E3 ubiquitin-protein ligase RNF113A — protein sequence MAESEEAKSPSCRFLFKKSTKKFSGRKRKASGSDKDSNSDEDQSAVVRREKKDARVNPMIQRTKKVERDALSSSDSDEAKDDKITVSYKSTRSAKPEGPEDMGATATYELDTERDKDAQAIFERSQKIQEELTGKEDDKIYRGINNYQKFIKPKDTTMGNASSGMVRKGPIRAPEHLRATVRWDYQPDICKDYKETGFCGFGDSCKFLHDRSDYKHGWQIERELDEGTYGGNDDENYEVSSDDEDLPFKCFICRDSFKNPIITKCKHYFCETCALQHYRKSKRCYVCNTQTNGVFNPAKELIAKMEKRNAAAADQPPSEEED from the exons ATGGCGGAGTCTGAGGAGGCCAAATCGCCTTCTTGTaggtttctgtttaaaaaatctACTAAAAAATTCTCCGGACGGAAAAGGAAAGCGAGTGGCAGTGACAAAG ACAGTAACAGTGATGAGGACCAGAGCGCCGTGgtcagaagagaaaagaaagatgcTCGGGTCAATCCCATGATTCAGAGG ACGAAAAAGGTAGAGAGAGATGCTTTATCTTCGAGTGACAGCGACGAAGCCAAGGACGACAAGATCACTGTTTCTTATAAATCTACACGGTCAGCG aaacCGGAGGGACCTGAGGACATGGGTGCAACTGCTACATATGAGCtggacacagagagagacaaagATGCCCAGGCGATTTTTGAGAGGAGTCAGAAAATCCAAGAG GAGCTCACAGGTAAAGAAGATGATAAAATATACCGTGGCATCAACAACTACCAGAAATTCATCAAGCCTAAAGACACCACCATGGGGAACGCCTCTTCTGGCATGGTCAG gaaagggCCGATCCGCGCCCCTGAACACCTGAGAGCCACAGTCCGGTGGGACTACCAGCCAGATATCTGCAAGGACTACAAGGAGACTGGATTCTGTGGTTTTGGAG ACAGCTGCAAGTTCCTTCACGACAGATCGGACTACAAACATGGCTGGCAGATTGAGAGGGAGCTGGATGAGGGCACATATGGAGGAAATg ATGATGAGAATTATGAGGTGAGCAGCGACGATGAGGATTTGCCCTTTAAGTGCTTCATCTGCCGGGATTCTTTTAAGAATCCCATCATCACAAA GTGCAAGCACTATTTCTGTGAAACCTGCGCCCTGCAGCACTACCGCAAGTCCAAACGCTGCTACGTCTGCAACACTCAAACCAACGGAGTCTTTAACCCTGCAAAAG AGCTTATTGCAAAGATGGAGAAGCGTAATGCTGCCGCAGCAGATCAGCCTCCATCAGAGGAAGAAGATTAG